From one Trifolium pratense cultivar HEN17-A07 linkage group LG1, ARS_RC_1.1, whole genome shotgun sequence genomic stretch:
- the LOC123903060 gene encoding histone-lysine N-methyltransferase EZA1-like isoform X2: protein MVSKPTDSSLLLHQALHEEPVNDVVGTLTNKINQLKKQIQAERIEFISEKLQRNKKKLQCHTSGIMSEVSTRDSSHAEENRTCSILSSRMDHPLCKFNGFTQGSVDKNHSNQDMSSATSIKIPRVERLPPYTSWIFLDRNQRMADDQSVVGRRRIYYDQRGSEALICSDSEEELTEPEGEKHEFCEAEDRILWMAFEEHGLNEEVLNVVSKYVEGTNVEIQDRYKSIRENNIGRLDQQHSKSSGEHESPMSMNLEKNLRDALDSLDNLFCRRCLIFDCRLHGCSQPLIYPSERKTVWSEPEGDRKPCGDQCYLQLKVVKSLSKDSTPGSFQDKKTTIVEETNGILAPSSSEEPDNLGKRKATNQSDTAQCDSRYPPDSQNSCKKLKRISDVVTVISDNSKNLNLGACDENTHINTCEILDKSVERTSNKPIAPSSTCHNENDKGVVDGSKAVTNETELKNSSSSVEEQIDGMLGFSYWKPLEKELYLKGVEMFGRNSCLIARNLLSGLKTCMEISSYMHDGGVSMPYRSIIAASSIMNDSGKIDTECTDQEMPSRSRLLRKRGKTRKFKYSWKSAGHPTIWKRIADGKNQSCKQYTPCGCQSMCGKECSCLSNGTCCEKYCGCSKSCKNRFRGCHCAKSQCRSRQCPCFAAGRECDPDVCRNCWVSCGDGTLGEPPRRGQSQCGNMRLLLRQQQRIILGRSDVAGWGAFLKNPVNKNDYLGEYTGELISHREADKRGKIYDRANSSFLFDLNEQYVLDAYRKGDKLKFANHSSNPNCYAKVILVAGDHRVGIFAKEYIDASEELFYDYCYGVDQAPPWARKPEGSKRDESAVPQGRAKKHQSH, encoded by the exons ATGGTGTCCAAACCTACCGATTCTTCTCTCCTACTTCATCAA GCATTACATGAAGAGCCAGTAAATGATGTTGTTGGAACCTTGACAAACAAGATAAATCAGCTGAAAAAGCAAATCCAGGCAGAGAGAATTGAATTCATTAGT GAAAAACTtcagaggaacaagaagaagctACAATGTCATACTTCAGGAATAATGTCAGAAGTATCAACCAGAGACTCTTCACATGCAGAGGAAAATCGGACATGTTCAATTCTTTCTTCAAGAATGGACCATCCTTTATGTAAATTCAATGGTTTTACCCAGGGTTCAGTAGACAAAAACCACAGCAATCAAGACATGTCATCTGCTACAAGCATCAAGATTCCTCGTGTTGAAAGATTGCCACCATATACATCTTGGATATTTTTGGACAG GAATCAGAGAATGGCCGACGATCAGTCAGTTGTTGGAAGAAGACGGATCTATTATGATCAACGTGGAAGTGAAGCATTGATATGTAGTGACAGTGAAGAAGAATTAACAGAACCTGAGGGAGAAAAACATGAATTCTGTGAGGCTGAAGACCGTATTTTATG GATGGCATTTGAGGAACATGGGTTAAATGAGGAGGTATTGAATGTTGTTAGCAAGTATGTTGAGGGCACCAATGTAGAAATCCAG GATAGGTACAAAAGCATCAGGGAAAATAATATTGGTAGGTTGGACCAGCAGCATTCAAAAAGCTCAGGAGAGCATGAATCTCCTATGAGCATGAATCTAGAGAAAAACCTGAGGGATGCATTAGATTCTCTTGATAACCTTTTCTGTCGCCGGTGCCTG ATTTTTGACTGTCGACTGCATGGCTGTTCTCAACCTTTGATATATCCC AGTGAAAGGAAGACAGTTTGGTCTGAGCCTGAAGGTGATAGAAAACCATGTGGTGATCAGTGTTACCTTCAG TTAAAGGTTGTCAAAAGTTTGTCAAAAGATTCAACTCCCGGGTCTTTTCAGGATAAGAAAACTACAATTGTAGAGGAGACAAATGGGATATTGGCACCATCCAGCTCAGAAGAACCTG ATAATTTGGGGAAACGGAAGGCCACAAATCAGTCAGACACAGCACAATGTGACTCGAGATATCCTCCTGATTCTCAGAATTCTTGTAAAAAGCTGAAGAGAATCTCAGATGTAGTTACTGTAATTAGTGATAATAGCAAGAACCTAAATTTGGGTGCATGTGATGAAAATACACATATAAATACTTGTGAAATTTTAGACAAATCTGTTGAACGTACTTCGAATAAACCAATAGCTCCTTCTAGCACTTGCCATAATGAGAATGACAAAGGTGTTGTGGATGGATCAAAAGCTGTCACAAATGAGACAGAACTTAAAAATTCGTCGAGTTCAGTGGAAGAACAAATTGATGGAATGCTTGGTTTCTCATATTGGAAACCTCTAGAGAAAGAGTTATACTTGAAGGGAGTGGAAATGTTTGGCAGAAACAG TTGCCTCATAGCTAGGAACTTACTTTCTGGTTTGAAGACTTGCATGGAAATATCTAGTTACATGCACGATGGAGGAGTGTCAATGCCCTACAGGTCTATTATTGCAGCTAGTTCAATCATGAATGACAGCGGAAAAATTGACACAGAGTGCACA GACCAAGAGATGCCATCTAGGTCACGGTTGCTGAGAAAAAGAGGCAAAACAAGGAAGTTTAAATATTCTTGGAAGTCTGCTGGTCACCCAACAATATGGAAAAGAATTGCTGATGGGAAAAACCAATCTTGCAAGCAGTATACTCCATGTGGCTGTCAATCAATGTGTGGAAAGGAATGTTCTTGTCTTAGCAATGGAACATGCTGTGAAAAGTATTGTGG TTGTTCAAAAAGCTGCAAAAACCGGTTCCGAGGATGCCATTGTGCCAAGAGTCAATGCAGAAGTCGACAATGTCCATGCTTTGCTGCTGGACGTGAATGTGATCCAGATGTCTGTCGAAACTGTTGGGTTAG CTGTGGGGATGGTACATTGGGGGAGCCACCACGTCGTGGACAAAGTCAATGCGGAAATATGAGACTTCTTTTAAGGCAACAACAAAGG ATTATCTTGGGGAGGTCTGATGTTGCAGGATGGGGAGCCTTCTTAAAG AATCCTGTTAACAAAAATGACTACCTAGGAGAGTACACGGGTGAGCTGATCTCACACAGAGAAGCTGATAAGCGTGGGAAAATATATGATCGAGCgaattcttcttttcttttcgaTTTGAATGAGCAG TATGTTCTTGATGCTTATCGGAAAGGAGACAAGTTGAAATTTGCAAACCACTCATCAAATCCCAATTGCTATGCAAAG GTGATTTTGGTTGCTGGAGATCATCGAGTTGGCATATTCGCCAAGGAATACATTGATGCCAGTGAGGAGCTCTTCTATGATTATTGTTATGGTGTAGATCAAGCTCCTCCATGGGCTCGTAAACCTGAGGGTTCCAAGAGAGATGAATCAGCAGTTCCACAAGGTAGAGCAAAGAAACACCAATCCCATTGA
- the LOC123903061 gene encoding uncharacterized protein LOC123903061 codes for MACSCLCSPKFLAIIVLLTSIPIGIIISLERTQSQTHVYHYHTNGGGWFRECAKWDSDNNRFIVSFFEGGIGQISVPDEKKELTERVLEEEIIVKETELAGNASLGFTIDRSRNRILVVNADVLGNRYSGVVAYDLSTWKRLFLTKLSGYGDEKSFADDVAVDAEGNAYITDAKASKIWKVGVNGNLISVIRSPLFTPKEWYKTLVGLNGIVYHPDGFLIVIHTFSGNLFKIDLTKEEDQVKIIKVIGGPLYFGDGLELLSPNKVVIAGSNPSGRLVESLDGWNTASVVATFSGPRHRLATAATVKDGKVYLNHLVGIGYPKKKHAIVEAVF; via the exons ATGGCTTGTTCATGTCTCTGCTCTCCAAAATTCCTAGCAATTATAGTACTTCTCACATCCATCCCAATCGGCATAATCATATCTCTAGAACGAACACAATCACAAACTCATGTATACCATTATCACACTAACGGTGGTGGTTGGTTCAGAGAATGCGCTAAATGGGATTCGGATAATAACCGTTTTATAGTATCTTTTTTTGAAGGCGGTATTGGTCAAATTTCAGTGCCTGATGAGAAGAAGGAATTAACGGAAAGAGTTTTGGAAGAAGAAATAATAGTGAAAGAAACGGAGTTAGCAGGAAATGCGTCGTTAGGTTTCACGATTGATCGGAGTAGGAATCGGATTTTAGTTGTAAACGCTGACGTTTTGGGAAATCGTTATAGTGGTGTTGTTGCTTATGATCTTTCAACGTGGAAACGCCTCTTTCTTACCAAACTTTCTGGTTATG GTGATGAgaaatcctttgcagacgatgTTGCAGTTGATGCAGAAGGCAATGCATATATTACTGATGCAAAAGCAAGTAAAATATGGAAAGTTGGAGTTAATGGAAACCTTATATCAGTAATTAGAAGTCCATTGTTCACTCCAAAAGAATGGTACAAAACATTAGTTGGACTTAATGGAATTGTTTACCACCCAGATGGATTCTTGATAGTAATTCACACTTTTAGTGGTAATTTGTTCAAGattgatttaacaaaagaagaagatcaagtAAAGATAATTAAGGTTATTGGAGGGCCACTTTATTTTGGAGATGGATTAGAGTTACTGTCTCCTAATAAAGTGGTAATTGCTGGTAGTAATCCTTCTGGGAGATTAGTAGAGAGCTTAGATGGATGGAATACAGCTTCTGTTGTGGCAACATTTTCAGGGCCTAGACATCGTTTGGCTACAGCAGCTACTGTTAAGGATGGGAAAGTGTACCTAAATCATTTGGTTGGAATTGGATACCCCAAAAAGAAGCATGCTATTGTTGAGGCAGTTTTTTAG
- the LOC123903062 gene encoding cytochrome c oxidase subunit 5C-2 isoform X2, whose translation MAAGCSRGCLSDFPNSDFIFACASLSLSVIKTLKTKKKMSGPRIAHATLKGPSVVKEIVIAITLGLAAGGVWKMHHWNEQRKTRTFYDLLEKGEISVIAEEE comes from the exons ATGGCTGCTGGCTGCTCTCGTGGCTGTTTGTCTGATTTTCCAAACTCCGACTTCATTTTCGCCTGtgcctctctctctctctct GTAATCAAAACTTTGAAGACAAAGAAGAAAATGTCTGGTCCTAGGATTGCTCATGCTACCTTGAAGGGTCCAAGTGTTGTAAAAGAGATTGTAATTGCAATAACACTCGGTTTAGCTGCTGGTGGTGTCTGGAAGATGCATCACTGGAATGAACAGAGAAAAACCAGGACCTTTTACGATTTACTGGAAAAGGGTGAGATTAGTGTTATTGCAGAGGAagagtaa
- the LOC123903060 gene encoding histone-lysine N-methyltransferase EZA1-like isoform X1 yields the protein MVSKPTDSSLLLHQALHEEPVNDVVGTLTNKINQLKKQIQAERIEFISEKLQRNKKKLQCHTSGIMSEVSTRDSSHAEENRTCSILSSRMDHPLCKFNGFTQGSVDKNHSNQDMSSATSIKIPRVERLPPYTSWIFLDRNQRMADDQSVVGRRRIYYDQRGSEALICSDSEEELTEPEGEKHEFCEAEDRILWMAFEEHGLNEEVLNVVSKYVEGTNVEIQDRYKSIRENNIGRLDQQHSKSSGEHESPMSMNLEKNLRDALDSLDNLFCRRCLIFDCRLHGCSQPLIYPSERKTVWSEPEGDRKPCGDQCYLQLKVVKSLSKDSTPGSFQDKKTTIVEETNGILAPSSSEEPGNHITTLPTRVDYHGYLNLNDPVSDNLGKRKATNQSDTAQCDSRYPPDSQNSCKKLKRISDVVTVISDNSKNLNLGACDENTHINTCEILDKSVERTSNKPIAPSSTCHNENDKGVVDGSKAVTNETELKNSSSSVEEQIDGMLGFSYWKPLEKELYLKGVEMFGRNSCLIARNLLSGLKTCMEISSYMHDGGVSMPYRSIIAASSIMNDSGKIDTECTDQEMPSRSRLLRKRGKTRKFKYSWKSAGHPTIWKRIADGKNQSCKQYTPCGCQSMCGKECSCLSNGTCCEKYCGCSKSCKNRFRGCHCAKSQCRSRQCPCFAAGRECDPDVCRNCWVSCGDGTLGEPPRRGQSQCGNMRLLLRQQQRIILGRSDVAGWGAFLKNPVNKNDYLGEYTGELISHREADKRGKIYDRANSSFLFDLNEQYVLDAYRKGDKLKFANHSSNPNCYAKVILVAGDHRVGIFAKEYIDASEELFYDYCYGVDQAPPWARKPEGSKRDESAVPQGRAKKHQSH from the exons ATGGTGTCCAAACCTACCGATTCTTCTCTCCTACTTCATCAA GCATTACATGAAGAGCCAGTAAATGATGTTGTTGGAACCTTGACAAACAAGATAAATCAGCTGAAAAAGCAAATCCAGGCAGAGAGAATTGAATTCATTAGT GAAAAACTtcagaggaacaagaagaagctACAATGTCATACTTCAGGAATAATGTCAGAAGTATCAACCAGAGACTCTTCACATGCAGAGGAAAATCGGACATGTTCAATTCTTTCTTCAAGAATGGACCATCCTTTATGTAAATTCAATGGTTTTACCCAGGGTTCAGTAGACAAAAACCACAGCAATCAAGACATGTCATCTGCTACAAGCATCAAGATTCCTCGTGTTGAAAGATTGCCACCATATACATCTTGGATATTTTTGGACAG GAATCAGAGAATGGCCGACGATCAGTCAGTTGTTGGAAGAAGACGGATCTATTATGATCAACGTGGAAGTGAAGCATTGATATGTAGTGACAGTGAAGAAGAATTAACAGAACCTGAGGGAGAAAAACATGAATTCTGTGAGGCTGAAGACCGTATTTTATG GATGGCATTTGAGGAACATGGGTTAAATGAGGAGGTATTGAATGTTGTTAGCAAGTATGTTGAGGGCACCAATGTAGAAATCCAG GATAGGTACAAAAGCATCAGGGAAAATAATATTGGTAGGTTGGACCAGCAGCATTCAAAAAGCTCAGGAGAGCATGAATCTCCTATGAGCATGAATCTAGAGAAAAACCTGAGGGATGCATTAGATTCTCTTGATAACCTTTTCTGTCGCCGGTGCCTG ATTTTTGACTGTCGACTGCATGGCTGTTCTCAACCTTTGATATATCCC AGTGAAAGGAAGACAGTTTGGTCTGAGCCTGAAGGTGATAGAAAACCATGTGGTGATCAGTGTTACCTTCAG TTAAAGGTTGTCAAAAGTTTGTCAAAAGATTCAACTCCCGGGTCTTTTCAGGATAAGAAAACTACAATTGTAGAGGAGACAAATGGGATATTGGCACCATCCAGCTCAGAAGAACCTGGTAATCATATTACTACACTTCCAACAAGAGTTGATTATCATGGATATCTCAATTTAAATGACCCTGTCTCAGATAATTTGGGGAAACGGAAGGCCACAAATCAGTCAGACACAGCACAATGTGACTCGAGATATCCTCCTGATTCTCAGAATTCTTGTAAAAAGCTGAAGAGAATCTCAGATGTAGTTACTGTAATTAGTGATAATAGCAAGAACCTAAATTTGGGTGCATGTGATGAAAATACACATATAAATACTTGTGAAATTTTAGACAAATCTGTTGAACGTACTTCGAATAAACCAATAGCTCCTTCTAGCACTTGCCATAATGAGAATGACAAAGGTGTTGTGGATGGATCAAAAGCTGTCACAAATGAGACAGAACTTAAAAATTCGTCGAGTTCAGTGGAAGAACAAATTGATGGAATGCTTGGTTTCTCATATTGGAAACCTCTAGAGAAAGAGTTATACTTGAAGGGAGTGGAAATGTTTGGCAGAAACAG TTGCCTCATAGCTAGGAACTTACTTTCTGGTTTGAAGACTTGCATGGAAATATCTAGTTACATGCACGATGGAGGAGTGTCAATGCCCTACAGGTCTATTATTGCAGCTAGTTCAATCATGAATGACAGCGGAAAAATTGACACAGAGTGCACA GACCAAGAGATGCCATCTAGGTCACGGTTGCTGAGAAAAAGAGGCAAAACAAGGAAGTTTAAATATTCTTGGAAGTCTGCTGGTCACCCAACAATATGGAAAAGAATTGCTGATGGGAAAAACCAATCTTGCAAGCAGTATACTCCATGTGGCTGTCAATCAATGTGTGGAAAGGAATGTTCTTGTCTTAGCAATGGAACATGCTGTGAAAAGTATTGTGG TTGTTCAAAAAGCTGCAAAAACCGGTTCCGAGGATGCCATTGTGCCAAGAGTCAATGCAGAAGTCGACAATGTCCATGCTTTGCTGCTGGACGTGAATGTGATCCAGATGTCTGTCGAAACTGTTGGGTTAG CTGTGGGGATGGTACATTGGGGGAGCCACCACGTCGTGGACAAAGTCAATGCGGAAATATGAGACTTCTTTTAAGGCAACAACAAAGG ATTATCTTGGGGAGGTCTGATGTTGCAGGATGGGGAGCCTTCTTAAAG AATCCTGTTAACAAAAATGACTACCTAGGAGAGTACACGGGTGAGCTGATCTCACACAGAGAAGCTGATAAGCGTGGGAAAATATATGATCGAGCgaattcttcttttcttttcgaTTTGAATGAGCAG TATGTTCTTGATGCTTATCGGAAAGGAGACAAGTTGAAATTTGCAAACCACTCATCAAATCCCAATTGCTATGCAAAG GTGATTTTGGTTGCTGGAGATCATCGAGTTGGCATATTCGCCAAGGAATACATTGATGCCAGTGAGGAGCTCTTCTATGATTATTGTTATGGTGTAGATCAAGCTCCTCCATGGGCTCGTAAACCTGAGGGTTCCAAGAGAGATGAATCAGCAGTTCCACAAGGTAGAGCAAAGAAACACCAATCCCATTGA
- the LOC123906952 gene encoding calvin cycle protein CP12-2, chloroplastic-like, whose protein sequence is MAATMAGVSLSTPRVLIKGPESLQKSQTIRFAPVSMLNQRWTGNASSCRMVTFRPVQAVPESKTGSVEESIKNAEEACAGDATTGECVAAWDEVEELSAAASHARDKKKLDSDPLETYCKDNPETDECRTYDN, encoded by the coding sequence ATGGCAGCAACAATGGCTGGTGTGAGTCTTTCAACTCCTAGAGTTCTTATCAAAGGACCAGAGTCACTACAAAAGTCTCAAACCATCAGGTTCGCACCGGTGTCGATGCTCAACCAAAGGTGGACCGGTAATGCCAGTTCGTGCAGGATGGTAACCTTTCGACCGGTTCAGGCAGTACCAGAGAGCAAAACTGGGAGTGTCGAAGAGAGCATAAAGAATGCTGAGGAGGCGTGTGCAGGAGATGCCACTACCGGTGAGTGTGTGGCAGCATGGGATGAGGTGGAGGAACTAAGTGCGGCGGCAAGCCATGCAAGGGATAAGAAGAAATTAGATTCTGACCCTCTTGAGACATACTGCAAGGACAACCCAGAGACTGATGAGTGTCGTACCTATGATAACTGA
- the LOC123903062 gene encoding cytochrome c oxidase subunit 5C-2 isoform X1, with product MSGPRIAHATLKGPSVVKEIVIAITLGLAAGGVWKMHHWNEQRKTRTFYDLLEKGEISVIAEEE from the coding sequence ATGTCTGGTCCTAGGATTGCTCATGCTACCTTGAAGGGTCCAAGTGTTGTAAAAGAGATTGTAATTGCAATAACACTCGGTTTAGCTGCTGGTGGTGTCTGGAAGATGCATCACTGGAATGAACAGAGAAAAACCAGGACCTTTTACGATTTACTGGAAAAGGGTGAGATTAGTGTTATTGCAGAGGAagagtaa
- the LOC123923847 gene encoding uncharacterized protein LOC123923847: protein MGWQKKSKEFFFNYVAIYTPTRIFHLLTITILSLLLPLSFLLLASLSAAKFYLQIHSSQPLPYFFTFAIHTSPCILYVLVSIVSVATLINGLMGKITLLNDSSNSVLLQTRLYVSWKWILLCTFQICVGLGIEASIAAGVFDSDDNDVFYVNDDGSSFVVERSFLSRMIFLLGLHETTQIWSKVVVRPVVDDTIFGVGKRERLWIEKVVVAGSLGTLWWWKLKEEVENLGFMGETKKEQLMEVGIEDFVGWWLYYLTVTIGMVRIVKGVIWIFMISLCRRRVIMDNNNNSEVELELSQNYDKV, encoded by the coding sequence ATGGGTTGgcaaaaaaaatccaaagagTTCTTCTTCAACTATGTTGCTATCTACACCCCTACAAGGATCTTCCACCTCCTTACCATCACAATTCTATCTCTTCTCCTCCctctctcttttcttctcttaGCTAGTCTCTCTGCTGCCAAATTCTACCTTCAAATCCATTCATCACAACCCTTACCTTATTTTTTCACTTTTGCTATACACACCTCCCCATGTATTCTCTATGTTCTTGTTTCCATTGTAAGTGTAGCTACTTTAATCAATGGCTTAATGGGAAAAATCACCCTTTTGAATGATTCATCAAATTCTGTTCTTCTTCAAACTCGTCTTTACGTATCATGGAAATGGATACTTCTTTGCACTTTTCAAATTTGTGTTGGTTTAGGAATTGAAGCAAGCATTGCAGCTGGTGTTTTCGACTCCGACGACAACGatgttttttatgttaatgatgATGGTTCTAGTTTTGTTGTTGAAAGAAGCTTCTTGAGTAGAATGATTTTTCTTTTGGGTTTACATGAGACAACACAAATTTGGTCAAAGGTTGTTGTGAGACCAGTGGTGGATGACACTATTTTTGGAGTtggaaaaagagaaagattaTGGATTGAAAAAGTTGTTGTGGCTGGTAGTTTAGGAACATTGTGGTGGTGGAAGTTGAAAGAAGAAGTTGAGAATTTGGGTTTTATGGGtgaaacaaagaaagaacaatTGATGGAGGTGGGAATAGAAGATTTTGTTGGATGGTGGTTGTATTATCTTACTGTTACAATTGGAATGGTGAGAATTGTGAAAGGTGTTATttggatttttatgatttctCTATGTAGGAGAAGGGTAATAatggataataataataattctgaGGTGGAATTAGAACTGAGTCAGAATTATGACAAGGTGTAA